From a region of the Hymenobacter jejuensis genome:
- a CDS encoding gamma carbonic anhydrase family protein, whose amino-acid sequence MPALILPVKGVLPQIGPDCFLADNATIVGDVVLGAHCTVWFTAVVRGDVNAIRVGDHTNIQDGAVIHCTYLKAATTIGARVSIGHRAIVHGCTVEDDVLIGMGAIVMDGAVIGQGCIVAAGAVVLENTQCEPGYLYAGVPARKIKPVSAEQLANLRRTADNYVLYASWFEPAAEVPAKG is encoded by the coding sequence ATGCCTGCTCTCATTCTTCCTGTCAAAGGGGTGTTGCCCCAAATTGGTCCCGATTGCTTCCTGGCCGATAATGCTACCATCGTCGGCGACGTGGTGCTGGGTGCCCACTGCACCGTCTGGTTTACGGCCGTAGTGCGCGGCGACGTAAACGCCATTCGTGTCGGTGACCACACCAACATTCAGGACGGCGCGGTCATTCATTGCACCTACCTGAAGGCGGCCACGACCATCGGAGCCCGCGTGAGCATCGGCCACCGCGCCATCGTACACGGCTGCACCGTAGAAGACGACGTGCTGATCGGGATGGGCGCCATTGTGATGGACGGCGCCGTGATCGGGCAGGGCTGCATCGTGGCCGCGGGTGCCGTGGTGCTGGAAAATACACAGTGCGAACCGGGCTACCTCTACGCGGGCGTTCCGGCTCGTAAAATCAAACCGGTAAGCGCCGAACAATTAGCCAACCTGCGCCGCACCGCCGATAATTATGTGCTGTATGCTAGTTGGTTTGAGCCAGCGGCAGAAGTGCCGGCAAAAGGTTAG
- a CDS encoding hemolysin family protein encodes MGLNIFFTVLLVLLNGFFVAAEFAFVKVRLSQIEVKAQSGNRLARLVQSMLHDLNYYLSATQLGITLASLALGWVGESVVAEVVLAIIHQLGLKLEPGTVHNVALATSFSLITIMHIVLGEQAPKVLAIQKPETTSIAIAVPLWAFAKVTFPLIWLLDKLSNLVAGLFGGQATHAADVHSAEEIRLLLDQSKQSGEIHESEHEMIENVFEFNDRMVKQIMVPRTKLAAIDVNAPQEQVLEAVYTEGYSRMPVYEGNIDNIVGILYVKDLLQLIRRNETIVLPKIMRPAYFVPETKKINRLLRQFQRKHMHIAIVSDEFGGVSGIVTIEDIIEELVGEIQDEYDNEVPVVEKVSETEYRVNTSTPIPDANEYLPYPLPEGEDYETVGGLLNVIYGNIPEVGDVAVLDNYEFRVLKRSRRSVELVQLRVTVPQEREEVSDDGLSL; translated from the coding sequence ATGGGCTTAAACATTTTTTTCACCGTTCTGCTGGTGTTGCTGAACGGATTTTTTGTGGCGGCGGAGTTTGCGTTCGTCAAAGTTCGCCTCTCGCAGATTGAGGTTAAAGCACAGAGCGGCAATCGCTTGGCGCGCCTTGTGCAGAGCATGCTGCACGACCTCAACTACTACTTATCGGCTACGCAGCTCGGCATTACGCTGGCCTCGCTGGCACTGGGCTGGGTTGGCGAAAGCGTAGTGGCCGAGGTTGTGCTGGCCATTATTCATCAGCTTGGGCTCAAGCTTGAGCCGGGTACGGTGCACAACGTAGCGCTGGCCACCTCTTTCTCGCTCATTACCATTATGCACATTGTGCTGGGCGAGCAGGCGCCTAAGGTACTGGCCATTCAGAAACCCGAAACTACCAGCATTGCCATTGCCGTGCCGCTGTGGGCATTTGCGAAAGTTACGTTTCCGCTCATCTGGCTCCTCGATAAGCTCTCCAACCTGGTAGCTGGCCTTTTCGGCGGACAGGCCACGCACGCTGCCGATGTGCACTCAGCCGAAGAAATCCGGCTGCTGCTCGACCAGAGTAAGCAGAGCGGCGAGATCCACGAGTCGGAACACGAGATGATCGAGAACGTGTTCGAGTTCAACGATCGGATGGTGAAGCAGATTATGGTGCCGCGCACCAAGCTGGCGGCCATCGACGTGAATGCTCCGCAGGAACAAGTGCTCGAAGCCGTGTACACCGAGGGCTATTCGCGGATGCCAGTCTACGAAGGCAACATCGACAACATTGTGGGCATCCTGTACGTGAAGGACTTGCTGCAACTGATCCGGCGCAACGAAACCATCGTGTTGCCCAAGATTATGCGGCCGGCCTACTTTGTGCCCGAAACCAAAAAGATCAACCGGCTGCTTCGCCAGTTTCAGCGCAAACACATGCACATCGCCATCGTGTCGGACGAGTTTGGCGGCGTGTCGGGCATCGTTACCATCGAAGACATCATCGAAGAGCTAGTTGGCGAAATTCAGGATGAGTACGATAACGAGGTGCCGGTGGTGGAGAAAGTCTCCGAAACCGAATACCGCGTCAATACCTCCACGCCCATCCCCGACGCCAACGAATACCTTCCCTATCCGCTACCGGAAGGTGAAGACTACGAGACCGTTGGCGGCTTGCTCAACGTGATTTACGGCAACATTCCCGAAGTCGGCGACGTGGCTGTCCTTGACAACTACGAGTTTCGGGTGCTGAAACGCTCACGGCGGTCGGTGGAGCTGGTGCAGCTTCGCGTAACCGTTCCGCAAGAACGCGAAGAGGTTTCGGACGATGGATTGTCTTTATAA